In Chlamydiales bacterium, the following proteins share a genomic window:
- a CDS encoding polysaccharide biosynthesis C-terminal domain-containing protein codes for MSSSDLIEQNLPSLTKYPTASVRELFRLSVPLIFVLLSGCLMNFCDRLFLAHSSFEAFEGCVSAAYLCTLFQVPCARISSMTQIFVGFHKGAKNSLLIGECVWQMIWFSLLSMVITFPLSRFAGPFFLGGTSIETPALTYFQCLMFVNFLFPLGAALASFYIAEGKTKALFLATISAQIINVALDYLLIFGVEGVLPPQGILGAAIATGIAQGSFCTVLFIIFLQKRHREKYGTDKYSFRWKPFWHYVQVGIPRAISRIIILTAWAATVRLVTLKSGDFLVVLSVGGTLFLLFAFINEGMAQAIMTIASRLIGAREYITIQKLRRSAFALLALFMSVLTIPFLLFPQLLLSFFFTDTPSPETLALLQRSCLWIWVLLLCNGINAIGFSLISAACNTVFHMMASCLVWLTSYLPVYLAFQLGNWSPDLFWLIIAFDALATGLVFHWKASKNNMEHTSFEKCHLNLLL; via the coding sequence ATGTCGTCATCTGACCTGATTGAACAGAACCTGCCCTCTTTGACGAAATATCCAACTGCTAGCGTTAGAGAACTATTTAGACTCTCAGTTCCTCTCATCTTTGTTCTTCTGTCCGGCTGCTTAATGAATTTCTGCGACAGGCTCTTTCTCGCACACTCCTCATTTGAAGCATTTGAAGGCTGCGTGAGCGCAGCTTATCTCTGCACTCTTTTCCAGGTTCCCTGCGCGCGCATCAGCAGCATGACGCAGATCTTTGTCGGCTTCCACAAGGGGGCAAAAAACTCTCTTCTGATTGGTGAGTGCGTCTGGCAGATGATCTGGTTCTCGCTCCTTTCAATGGTCATCACCTTTCCATTAAGCCGCTTTGCAGGGCCTTTCTTTCTGGGAGGCACTTCAATTGAGACTCCAGCTCTCACCTACTTCCAGTGTCTGATGTTTGTTAACTTCCTCTTTCCTCTGGGCGCAGCACTCGCCTCTTTTTACATCGCAGAGGGAAAGACCAAAGCTCTATTTTTGGCAACGATCTCCGCCCAGATAATCAATGTCGCTCTCGACTATCTTCTAATCTTTGGAGTAGAGGGCGTTCTTCCGCCACAAGGGATTTTGGGCGCAGCAATTGCCACTGGAATTGCCCAAGGCTCTTTCTGCACCGTTCTCTTCATTATCTTTCTCCAAAAGCGCCATCGCGAAAAGTATGGGACCGATAAGTACTCGTTCAGATGGAAGCCCTTCTGGCACTACGTTCAAGTGGGCATTCCGCGTGCAATCAGCCGAATCATCATCCTCACAGCATGGGCCGCCACTGTGCGCCTTGTGACACTCAAAAGCGGCGATTTTCTGGTGGTGCTTTCGGTGGGAGGGACTCTCTTCCTCCTCTTCGCATTCATCAATGAGGGGATGGCTCAGGCGATCATGACGATCGCTTCTAGGTTGATCGGTGCAAGAGAGTATATCACGATTCAGAAGCTAAGGCGTTCGGCTTTTGCTCTACTCGCCCTTTTCATGTCGGTTCTCACAATTCCGTTTCTTCTCTTCCCACAGCTTCTTCTCTCTTTCTTTTTTACAGATACCCCATCCCCAGAAACTCTAGCTCTTCTCCAGCGCTCCTGCCTCTGGATCTGGGTTCTTCTTCTCTGCAATGGAATCAACGCGATCGGCTTCAGCCTGATCTCTGCTGCTTGCAATACAGTATTTCACATGATGGCAAGCTGCCTGGTCTGGCTGACATCCTACCTTCCCGTTTACCTCGCATTTCAATTGGGAAACTGGTCTCCGGATCTCTTCTGGCTCATCATCGCATTTGATGCGCTTGCAACTGGCCTTGTTTTCCACTGGAAGGCGAGCAAAAACAACATGGAGCACACCTCATTCGAGAAGTGCCACCTCAACCTCCTCCTCTAA
- a CDS encoding inverse autotransporter beta domain-containing protein: protein MLHRAALCSLFLGSFYAHELFGAIEDAATPQENLSTSDNDSYAEHANMRITGARSGGYLFALTPKDIATNQQSHPAGTMLPKKRPQETTSSCGDSPRPMRVTMRHIEANGVGYNQGYTTLEGFFAPLTLWKDTWVPFLDLRGHLFNSGKPAANAGIGVRYLATSRIWGVNAYYDYRKTNRHHYNQVSLGLESLGKIWDFRINGYLPVGDKKSSFFNAKFDEFDGHYMILAGKREFAMKGANAEIGAHVNNSKNAPLYIAAGPYYLEGQGRAAWGGQARIALDVFDYVRLEGNTSYDNVFKWIGQGQLSLIIPFGGKREIKQRRGNSCSMELTLSRRALQRVDRNEIIPVDKRHRKEKAINPATGRPYFFWFVDNTSHSAGTFESPFNTLVAAQNASFSNDVIYVFPGDGTSTGMSAGITLKNAQRLFGAGIDQHLSTTAGEITIPAQASGTPQITNLTSPVIACANNNEISGLHVLGTNILEVISCTGVTNTSIHNNTLDLTLSVALQGSSIVGLKTTGGQISIVDNTFNITNPHVSGGFSCDGIRLFSTASNATYLFANNQFISPVSQQFTTGIEFGDPTNIPLGDFNSITISNNGFFNIGSAGVGRAIAGFGFGGTGAILIDQNTFSHTDGSIATTGIALLRIRAGGNLTATITNNLWENSESLTRPSLKVINQTSTSSSCVTLKNNTSDVTSNAYVLDNSFGGTMRADISGNVGTVQEITVTSHGSCP from the coding sequence ATGCTTCACCGAGCTGCTCTTTGCTCTCTTTTTTTAGGTAGCTTCTATGCCCACGAGCTCTTTGGAGCAATCGAAGATGCGGCTACCCCTCAGGAAAACCTCTCCACTTCTGACAATGACTCGTACGCCGAGCATGCCAATATGCGAATTACTGGAGCAAGGAGCGGAGGATACCTCTTTGCTCTCACCCCCAAAGATATTGCTACAAATCAACAGTCACACCCTGCCGGAACAATGCTTCCGAAAAAAAGACCCCAGGAGACTACCTCCTCTTGTGGAGATAGCCCCCGGCCAATGCGTGTTACTATGAGGCATATTGAAGCAAATGGCGTGGGGTACAATCAGGGCTACACCACTCTGGAGGGTTTTTTCGCTCCTCTAACCCTTTGGAAAGACACTTGGGTGCCTTTTCTAGATTTGCGCGGGCATCTATTCAACAGCGGCAAGCCCGCCGCTAATGCCGGCATTGGAGTGCGTTATCTGGCTACTTCGCGCATTTGGGGAGTGAACGCTTATTACGATTACCGCAAAACCAATCGCCACCACTACAATCAAGTCTCTCTGGGACTCGAGTCCCTTGGAAAAATTTGGGACTTTCGCATTAACGGATACCTTCCTGTTGGAGATAAAAAAAGCTCTTTTTTCAATGCGAAATTCGATGAGTTTGACGGCCATTATATGATATTAGCGGGCAAACGAGAGTTTGCTATGAAAGGTGCCAATGCGGAGATTGGAGCTCATGTAAATAACTCTAAAAATGCACCTCTCTATATTGCTGCAGGCCCTTACTATTTAGAAGGTCAAGGGAGAGCAGCATGGGGCGGGCAAGCGCGCATCGCTTTAGATGTTTTTGACTATGTGAGACTGGAAGGAAATACCTCTTACGATAACGTTTTCAAATGGATTGGGCAAGGCCAGCTGAGCCTCATCATTCCCTTTGGAGGAAAAAGAGAGATCAAACAGAGAAGAGGAAACTCCTGTAGCATGGAACTCACGTTGAGTAGAAGAGCTCTGCAGCGGGTAGATCGCAATGAAATCATCCCAGTCGATAAACGACATAGGAAGGAAAAAGCCATCAATCCTGCCACAGGTCGACCCTACTTCTTCTGGTTTGTCGATAACACCAGCCACTCGGCTGGCACATTTGAATCGCCTTTCAACACTCTCGTCGCTGCACAAAACGCCTCTTTTTCCAATGATGTAATCTATGTATTTCCAGGTGATGGGACCTCTACTGGAATGAGTGCAGGAATCACACTCAAGAACGCACAGAGACTTTTTGGAGCGGGAATTGACCAGCACCTATCCACTACTGCAGGAGAGATCACGATTCCTGCCCAGGCAAGTGGCACCCCTCAAATCACAAATTTAACGTCTCCTGTAATTGCCTGCGCCAACAATAATGAAATTTCTGGACTCCATGTCCTTGGAACAAACATCTTAGAGGTGATCTCATGCACTGGAGTTACCAATACATCTATTCATAATAACACCCTTGATTTGACCTTGAGTGTTGCGTTACAGGGATCTTCGATCGTAGGTTTAAAGACGACAGGAGGTCAGATTTCAATCGTAGACAATACCTTTAATATCACAAATCCTCATGTTAGTGGGGGTTTTTCTTGCGATGGAATTCGCCTCTTTTCCACAGCTTCCAATGCAACTTACCTTTTTGCAAATAACCAGTTCATTAGTCCCGTCTCACAGCAGTTTACGACTGGAATCGAATTTGGCGACCCTACAAATATCCCGCTTGGAGACTTCAATTCTATCACGATTTCAAACAACGGATTCTTTAATATTGGGTCTGCTGGTGTGGGAAGAGCTATAGCAGGATTTGGCTTCGGAGGCACTGGAGCAATTCTCATCGATCAGAACACGTTTTCGCATACAGATGGAAGTATAGCTACAACTGGTATAGCCCTTCTTCGAATTAGAGCTGGAGGCAATCTCACTGCAACCATCACAAATAATCTGTGGGAAAACTCAGAAAGTCTTACAAGACCCTCTCTTAAAGTAATCAATCAAACTTCCACCTCCTCCTCATGCGTGACTCTAAAAAACAACACAAGTGACGTGACTTCGAATGCTTATGTGCTTGATAATAGTTTTGGAGGAACAATGAGGGCTGACATCAGTGGCAACGTGGGAACAGTTCAAGAAATTACAGTGACATCGCATGGCTCATGCCCTTAA
- a CDS encoding peptide ABC transporter substrate-binding protein — MTRQMNTTPPLAALSEEKTPHCFRWRIQPQFGSHQNSPAIASYVRVFEELIDELMPKGACFEDEKELLAWIQESIPLVKWETPEAPPGIFSLVVFCQAAKLYKTETLLLQYLQNRLVPHKEISILSAQHLYFHFTRLPNENFLVLQVRVLIEDSMQLNHLANNASLLAKELKLALTAAHFARDFLEVKTLSEDFKTTLIFEDLTRLQKKFPHLFDRALFVELRKMLALSTKEFLESRSSRHLAKILSAHNVMRKIITRTAALFPQERHLQLRLSQTRLQFLFGTKSVVGLMIGIYLLDKYEFFEEKHILLAVQKIIPDAQSVKGSFYDCHSPHDMIRTLYLEIEKRDGEPITLQERGLLKRQLPHELKGSVEKVIPAVFMMRNEEEIMKNILILSQELKYFSDLPQVMINLEQQSGSDLIFTVVLVRLLGKDIESLERLFDDAKIGVEVTVDRVQIVGYLRKKYPKEASTFRLRIPKEPSILRADSSVNFYLARLKVMHILNQTVGEVRDYNGGMILQQVEQFSQLKQAFPETSLRHPDLLEDFFYALTPIEVQATLPLEQLHALFRLLLESIGEELPKRESYVLKVQQKEENLFLLIRAREPSYREQIQRSLSALELFPKSLSSTHVDIQGSYCSGFIYDCTDIEQQRKFLETFQQTMRTWQEKICSEQILRLSYLYFPLSLDPRIGGDEDSERLLELMFEGLMRMGGDGKPSCALAKTYEVSADGRHYTFKLRETFWTNGDPVTAYDFEYAWKKVLTPDFSTPFVYLFYPIKNAKNAKEGRVPLSEVGVKVVDERTIVVELEHPAPYFLELTAFTIYAPVNRQIDRIHPNWADQEGAGYVCNGPFRLKRRSATRGYELIKNQLYWDAKRVSIEQVLVTQNDNYTSLQMFKNDEIDWLGRPLRTWSSSFESGCPEEVECCSTPRIFWYVFNVKRFPFNHTKIRRAFAYALDRKSIIEELRHLGSKPAVTPLPLAHTQLLDQGIADGDKARATALFEEALHELGLKKEEFPVITLIRTKGGVSEKSADLVAEQWKQLFGIRCRVESYEWNTIFNRMTQGDFQIGGMGWKSWINDPIYTLNAFRYASEKVNFAKWEDEKYQRCLDAADKEVDPKRRLEHLRAAEEILLQEMPVLPIYYEVQQFKRKPRLKVAVNTLTGHVDFSTATIEPGPTI, encoded by the coding sequence ATGACTAGACAGATGAATACGACACCGCCACTTGCAGCTTTGTCAGAAGAGAAGACTCCTCACTGCTTTCGCTGGAGGATTCAACCTCAATTCGGTAGCCATCAGAACTCTCCTGCTATCGCCTCGTATGTTCGTGTTTTTGAAGAGCTCATCGATGAGCTCATGCCAAAAGGGGCCTGTTTCGAGGATGAGAAGGAGCTGCTTGCGTGGATCCAGGAGTCGATACCTCTAGTTAAGTGGGAGACCCCCGAAGCTCCTCCCGGGATCTTCTCTCTTGTCGTCTTCTGCCAAGCCGCAAAGCTCTATAAAACAGAAACTCTTCTGCTCCAATACTTGCAGAATCGGCTCGTCCCGCATAAAGAGATCAGTATTCTCTCGGCTCAGCACCTCTACTTTCATTTTACGCGCCTTCCGAATGAGAACTTTCTGGTGCTACAGGTGCGTGTTCTGATCGAAGATTCGATGCAGCTCAACCACTTGGCGAATAACGCTTCACTTCTGGCCAAAGAGCTCAAACTTGCGCTTACAGCTGCCCACTTTGCACGTGACTTCTTGGAGGTGAAGACTCTTTCAGAAGATTTCAAAACGACGTTGATCTTTGAAGATCTAACGCGGCTGCAGAAGAAGTTTCCCCACCTCTTCGATCGCGCCCTCTTTGTCGAGCTTAGAAAGATGCTCGCTCTTTCTACGAAGGAGTTCTTGGAGAGCAGATCCTCTAGACATCTTGCCAAAATTCTCTCTGCGCACAATGTGATGCGAAAGATAATCACCAGAACAGCAGCTCTCTTTCCTCAGGAGAGGCATCTCCAGCTGCGCCTAAGCCAGACGCGGTTGCAGTTCCTTTTTGGAACGAAATCAGTGGTCGGTCTGATGATCGGGATCTACCTGCTCGACAAGTATGAGTTTTTTGAGGAGAAGCACATTCTGCTCGCTGTTCAGAAGATCATTCCCGATGCGCAATCTGTGAAGGGCTCTTTTTACGACTGCCACTCGCCTCACGATATGATCAGAACCCTCTATCTAGAGATTGAGAAGAGAGATGGAGAGCCCATTACGCTGCAAGAGAGGGGCCTTCTGAAGAGGCAGCTTCCTCATGAGCTTAAGGGCAGCGTCGAGAAGGTAATTCCAGCTGTCTTCATGATGCGAAATGAAGAGGAGATCATGAAGAACATCCTGATCTTAAGTCAGGAGCTCAAGTATTTTTCCGATCTTCCTCAAGTCATGATCAACCTCGAACAGCAGTCTGGAAGCGATCTCATCTTTACTGTCGTTCTGGTTCGCCTCCTTGGTAAGGATATAGAGTCTCTCGAACGTCTTTTTGATGATGCAAAAATTGGAGTTGAAGTTACCGTTGATCGAGTGCAGATCGTCGGCTATTTAAGAAAAAAATATCCGAAGGAGGCGAGCACCTTCCGTCTCCGTATACCCAAAGAGCCCTCGATTCTTCGTGCCGACTCCTCCGTGAACTTCTATCTCGCTAGGCTCAAGGTGATGCACATTTTGAACCAGACCGTTGGAGAGGTGCGCGACTACAATGGCGGCATGATCCTTCAGCAGGTCGAGCAGTTCTCGCAGCTTAAGCAGGCTTTTCCAGAGACCTCGCTACGCCACCCCGACCTTCTAGAAGACTTTTTCTATGCACTCACCCCGATTGAAGTGCAAGCGACCCTTCCTCTCGAGCAGCTGCATGCTCTTTTTAGATTGCTGCTTGAATCAATTGGAGAGGAGCTTCCAAAACGAGAGAGCTATGTCCTTAAAGTCCAGCAGAAGGAGGAGAATCTTTTTCTTCTCATCCGCGCAAGAGAGCCCTCATATAGAGAGCAGATCCAGCGCAGTTTAAGCGCGCTCGAACTCTTTCCCAAATCACTCAGCTCAACGCATGTCGATATTCAAGGATCCTACTGCAGCGGTTTCATCTACGACTGCACAGATATAGAGCAGCAGCGCAAATTTTTGGAAACCTTCCAGCAGACAATGCGCACATGGCAGGAGAAGATCTGCAGCGAACAGATCCTTCGCCTAAGCTACCTCTACTTCCCCCTTTCTCTAGATCCACGCATCGGAGGTGACGAGGATTCTGAGCGCCTTCTAGAGCTTATGTTTGAAGGCCTCATGAGGATGGGAGGAGATGGAAAGCCCTCCTGTGCACTTGCTAAAACCTATGAGGTTTCAGCGGATGGACGCCACTACACATTTAAGCTGAGAGAGACCTTTTGGACGAATGGCGATCCCGTCACAGCTTACGATTTTGAATATGCGTGGAAAAAAGTTTTAACACCCGACTTCTCTACCCCCTTCGTTTATCTCTTCTATCCCATCAAAAATGCAAAAAATGCCAAAGAGGGAAGAGTCCCGCTTAGTGAAGTCGGTGTAAAAGTCGTTGATGAACGCACGATTGTTGTGGAGCTCGAACACCCAGCCCCCTATTTTCTTGAGCTGACAGCCTTTACAATCTACGCCCCAGTGAATCGGCAGATCGATAGAATTCACCCCAACTGGGCCGATCAAGAGGGAGCAGGTTACGTATGTAACGGCCCCTTCCGCTTAAAGCGAAGGAGCGCAACGCGCGGCTATGAGCTCATCAAAAACCAGCTCTATTGGGATGCTAAACGAGTCTCTATCGAACAGGTGCTCGTCACACAAAATGACAACTACACCTCTCTTCAGATGTTTAAAAATGATGAGATCGACTGGCTCGGTAGGCCCTTAAGAACCTGGAGCTCCTCATTTGAGTCTGGCTGTCCAGAGGAGGTCGAGTGCTGTTCTACACCTCGTATCTTCTGGTATGTATTCAACGTTAAACGCTTTCCTTTTAACCACACTAAGATCAGGCGAGCATTTGCCTATGCCCTCGATCGTAAATCGATTATTGAAGAGCTAAGACACCTAGGCTCCAAACCAGCCGTAACGCCCTTGCCGCTTGCCCACACACAACTCCTCGATCAGGGAATTGCCGATGGTGATAAAGCGCGTGCGACCGCACTGTTTGAAGAGGCGCTTCATGAGCTTGGCCTAAAGAAGGAAGAGTTCCCCGTGATTACCCTCATTCGCACGAAGGGGGGTGTCAGTGAAAAGAGCGCCGATCTCGTTGCTGAGCAGTGGAAACAGCTATTTGGCATCAGGTGCAGAGTGGAAAGTTATGAATGGAATACGATCTTTAATCGAATGACTCAGGGCGATTTTCAGATTGGCGGTATGGGGTGGAAGTCGTGGATCAATGACCCGATCTACACTTTAAATGCCTTCCGCTACGCCTCTGAGAAGGTCAACTTTGCCAAGTGGGAAGATGAGAAGTATCAGAGATGCCTAGATGCCGCAGATAAAGAGGTCGATCCAAAGAGACGTCTAGAACACCTGCGCGCTGCAGAGGAGATTCTGCTACAAGAGATGCCGGTTCTTCCTATCTACTACGAGGTGCAGCAGTTTAAACGCAAACCGCGGCTCAAAGTGGCTGTGAACACACTTACTGGACATGTGGACTTCTCAACCGCAACAATAGAGCCTGGTCCAACAATCTGA
- a CDS encoding peptide ABC transporter substrate-binding protein produces the protein MKALLTILLFTPLLLLAACGSKEKHPPVSKMEQAKLLPISFGTEIRSLDPRIGIDDKSQLVIKMLFEGLMTFDLQGKLVPSLAKSYKISGNMKTYTFTLRDCNWSNGEPITAYDFEYSWKRAITDTSKSLSIQNFYPIKNVRGFLKKEKSAEELGIRAVDAKTFVVELEHPTAYFLEAVATSSFFPINASLDQKNPDWINEVGPSFISSGPFTLEKHKQNDELVLIKNPAYWDQKNVNLPGIRIAIVKDPTTELSMFEKGQLAWVGKPLSRLPLDAIPSLKTRKELTSVPSMGVYWYFINTEAFPFTNKKIRKAFAYAINRKEITDHILQTGEEPALGVLPKNLGIHPSEHFSDNNLEEARTLLAEGLKELGITKEELGPIVLSYNSSEYHQQTALVVQEQWQKALGIEIKLQQEEWKVHYQNLVSGNYQLGGMGWNSWLRDPIYIMQTFRIRGDGINMSRWESPTYQRLLDEAEVEPDAQKRLHIFFQAEKLLMDEMPVIPIYFTSICYSKKSQLKNVYVSELNQLDFKWASLEE, from the coding sequence ATGAAAGCTCTTCTAACCATTCTTCTTTTTACTCCTCTTCTACTGCTTGCAGCTTGTGGCAGTAAAGAGAAACATCCTCCTGTCTCCAAAATGGAGCAGGCCAAGCTTCTTCCCATCAGCTTCGGCACCGAGATCCGCTCTCTAGATCCAAGAATCGGTATCGACGATAAGTCGCAGCTGGTTATTAAGATGCTCTTCGAGGGGCTCATGACCTTTGATCTTCAGGGGAAGCTTGTTCCTTCTCTCGCCAAGAGCTACAAGATCTCGGGCAACATGAAGACCTATACCTTCACCCTTCGAGACTGCAACTGGTCGAATGGAGAACCGATTACGGCCTACGATTTTGAGTACTCTTGGAAGAGGGCGATTACCGACACTAGCAAAAGTCTGTCGATACAGAACTTCTATCCAATTAAAAATGTGCGCGGCTTCTTAAAAAAAGAGAAGAGCGCTGAAGAACTTGGAATAAGAGCAGTTGATGCAAAAACATTTGTGGTTGAGCTCGAGCATCCTACCGCCTACTTTTTAGAGGCGGTTGCAACATCCTCTTTCTTCCCTATCAACGCCTCTCTAGACCAGAAGAATCCTGACTGGATCAATGAAGTCGGACCTTCCTTTATCAGCAGCGGCCCATTCACTCTTGAAAAGCATAAGCAGAACGATGAGCTTGTTCTCATCAAAAATCCCGCCTACTGGGATCAAAAAAATGTGAACCTACCTGGGATCAGGATCGCTATCGTTAAGGACCCAACCACCGAGCTCAGCATGTTTGAAAAGGGGCAGCTAGCATGGGTGGGCAAACCTCTCTCCAGACTTCCACTGGATGCGATCCCTTCGCTAAAAACACGTAAAGAGCTCACCTCTGTTCCCTCGATGGGAGTCTACTGGTACTTCATCAACACCGAAGCTTTCCCCTTCACCAACAAGAAGATTAGAAAGGCCTTCGCCTACGCGATTAATAGAAAAGAGATCACAGACCACATTCTTCAGACTGGCGAAGAGCCCGCATTGGGAGTGCTGCCTAAAAATCTGGGGATCCACCCTTCTGAACACTTCTCCGATAACAATCTGGAAGAGGCGCGCACTCTTCTAGCTGAAGGCTTAAAGGAGCTTGGAATCACAAAAGAAGAGCTCGGGCCGATCGTCCTGAGCTACAACTCGAGCGAATACCACCAGCAGACAGCCCTCGTCGTTCAAGAACAGTGGCAGAAAGCGCTTGGAATTGAGATTAAACTTCAGCAAGAAGAGTGGAAGGTCCACTACCAGAATCTAGTTAGCGGCAACTATCAGTTAGGGGGAATGGGCTGGAACTCTTGGCTGCGCGACCCTATCTACATCATGCAAACCTTCCGCATACGCGGCGATGGAATCAACATGTCTCGCTGGGAGAGTCCCACCTATCAGCGCCTGCTGGATGAGGCCGAGGTTGAGCCCGATGCACAGAAGCGTCTTCACATCTTCTTCCAAGCTGAAAAGCTTCTAATGGATGAGATGCCGGTGATTCCAATCTACTTCACTTCGATCTGCTACTCCAAAAAATCCCAACTTAAGAACGTCTACGTCTCCGAGCTCAATCAGCTCGACTTCAAGTGGGCCTCCCTCGAAGAATAA